The following proteins are encoded in a genomic region of Cellulomonas sp. ES6:
- the gcvP gene encoding aminomethyl-transferring glycine dehydrogenase, with protein sequence MTPLESLPTDVRTAPRDAAPAVTDAARGFADRHVGPRPTDTDAMLRHVGDGWPSLDALVDAAVPASIRTGRPLALPEARGESEVLAALRTIADKNTVLTQMIGLGYHDTVTPPVIRRNVLESPAWYTAYTPYQPEISQGRLEALLNFQTVVSDLTALPVANASLLDEATAVAEAVALMHRAARGRAGVVLLDADCLPQTLAVTLGRAQAAGLAVRVADLTAGLPDLGDEALVGLVLQAPGASGAVRDLAPLVAAAKDAGALVTVAADLLSLTLLTPPGELGADIAVGSAQRFGVPLFYGGPHAAYMAVRTGLERSLPGRLVGVSVDADGAPAYRLALQTREQHIRREKATSNICTAQALLAIVASMYAVHHGPDGLREIAERVHARASSLAAGLRAGGVEVAHAAFFDTVRAVVPGRARAVVAAAAARGINVWAADDDHVQVACDEVTTERHVAEVLAAFADAGLLAPGAPAAPDTAPAIPAALRRTSAYLTHPVFHRYRSETAMLRYLRALSDKDLALDRTMIPLGSCTMKLNATVEMEAISWPGFAGLHPFVPAEQAAGYAELIGDLAGWLAEITGYAAVSVQPNAGSQGEFAGLLAIRGYHEGRRGEALAAGAAPEDVPVRDVCLIPASAHGTNAASAALAGMRVVVVATAEDGSVQLDDLRAKLEQHGPRVAAIMITYPSTHGVYEEDVREVCDLVHEAGGQVYIDGANLNALVGLARPGEFGGDVSHLNLHKTFCIPHGGGGPGVGPIGVAAHLVPYLPATDVVLGEGAALAGGSAPAVSAAPFGSAGILPISWAYVALMGGDGLRRATETAVLSANYLASRLDPHFPVLYTGPAGLVAHECILDLRGITKQTGVTAEDVAKRLMDYGFHAPTLSFPVAGTLMVEPTESEDLAELDRFVDALVAIRGEIDAVAAGRWPVADSPLRNAPHTAAAVTADEWEHPYGRELAAYPVASLRAGKYWPPVRRIDGAHGDRNLVCSCPPVEAYAEGETL encoded by the coding sequence GTGACCCCTCTCGAGTCCCTCCCGACCGACGTCCGCACCGCCCCCCGGGACGCGGCGCCCGCCGTCACCGACGCCGCCCGCGGCTTCGCGGACCGGCACGTCGGCCCGCGCCCCACCGACACCGACGCCATGCTCCGGCACGTCGGCGACGGGTGGCCGAGCCTCGACGCGCTGGTCGACGCCGCGGTCCCGGCGAGCATCCGCACCGGGCGGCCGCTCGCGCTGCCGGAGGCCCGCGGCGAGTCCGAGGTGCTGGCCGCCCTGCGGACGATCGCGGACAAGAACACCGTCCTGACGCAGATGATCGGCCTCGGCTACCACGACACGGTGACGCCGCCCGTGATCCGCCGGAACGTGCTGGAGTCCCCCGCCTGGTACACCGCGTACACGCCGTACCAGCCGGAGATCTCCCAGGGCCGGCTGGAGGCGCTGCTGAACTTCCAGACGGTCGTCTCGGACCTCACCGCGCTGCCGGTCGCGAACGCGTCGCTGCTGGACGAGGCGACGGCGGTGGCCGAGGCCGTCGCGCTCATGCACCGCGCGGCGAGGGGCCGCGCGGGCGTCGTCCTCCTGGACGCCGACTGCCTGCCGCAGACCCTCGCCGTGACGCTGGGCCGGGCGCAGGCCGCCGGGCTGGCGGTGCGGGTCGCCGACCTGACCGCGGGCCTGCCGGACCTGGGCGACGAGGCGCTGGTCGGCCTGGTGCTGCAGGCCCCGGGCGCGTCGGGCGCCGTGCGCGACCTCGCCCCGCTGGTCGCCGCCGCCAAGGACGCGGGCGCGCTCGTGACCGTCGCCGCGGACCTGCTGTCCCTGACCCTGCTGACGCCGCCCGGGGAGCTCGGCGCGGACATCGCGGTCGGGTCGGCGCAGCGGTTCGGCGTCCCGCTGTTCTACGGCGGCCCGCACGCGGCGTACATGGCGGTGCGCACCGGCCTGGAGCGGTCGCTGCCGGGCCGCCTGGTGGGGGTGTCGGTCGACGCCGACGGCGCGCCCGCCTACCGGCTCGCGCTCCAGACCCGCGAGCAGCACATCCGCCGCGAGAAGGCGACGAGCAACATCTGCACCGCGCAGGCGCTGCTGGCGATCGTCGCGTCGATGTACGCCGTCCACCACGGCCCGGACGGGCTGCGGGAGATCGCGGAGCGGGTGCACGCCCGCGCCTCGTCGCTGGCCGCGGGCCTGCGCGCGGGCGGCGTCGAGGTGGCGCACGCCGCGTTCTTCGACACGGTGCGCGCCGTCGTCCCGGGCCGCGCCCGCGCCGTCGTCGCGGCCGCCGCCGCGCGCGGCATCAACGTGTGGGCCGCGGACGACGACCACGTGCAGGTGGCCTGCGACGAGGTGACGACCGAGCGGCACGTCGCGGAGGTGCTCGCGGCGTTCGCCGACGCGGGCCTGCTCGCGCCCGGCGCCCCCGCGGCCCCGGACACCGCCCCCGCGATCCCGGCGGCGCTGCGCCGCACCTCCGCCTACCTCACGCACCCGGTCTTCCACCGGTACCGCTCCGAGACGGCGATGCTCCGGTACCTGCGCGCGCTGTCCGACAAGGACCTGGCCCTGGACCGGACGATGATCCCGCTGGGCTCCTGCACGATGAAGCTCAACGCGACGGTCGAGATGGAGGCCATCTCCTGGCCCGGGTTCGCGGGCCTGCACCCGTTCGTCCCGGCCGAGCAGGCCGCCGGCTACGCGGAGCTCATCGGGGACCTGGCCGGCTGGCTCGCGGAGATCACCGGGTACGCGGCGGTGTCCGTGCAGCCGAACGCCGGGTCGCAGGGGGAGTTCGCCGGGCTGCTGGCCATCCGCGGGTACCACGAGGGCCGGCGCGGCGAGGCGCTGGCCGCCGGCGCCGCGCCCGAGGACGTCCCGGTCCGCGACGTCTGCCTCATCCCGGCGTCCGCGCACGGCACGAACGCCGCCTCCGCCGCGCTGGCCGGCATGCGCGTGGTCGTGGTGGCGACCGCCGAGGACGGCTCGGTGCAGCTCGACGACCTGCGGGCGAAGCTCGAGCAGCACGGCCCGCGCGTCGCCGCGATCATGATCACGTACCCCTCGACGCACGGCGTGTACGAGGAGGACGTGCGCGAGGTCTGCGACCTGGTGCACGAGGCCGGCGGCCAGGTCTACATCGACGGGGCGAACCTCAACGCGCTCGTCGGGCTGGCCCGGCCGGGCGAGTTCGGCGGCGACGTGTCGCACCTCAACCTGCACAAGACGTTCTGCATCCCGCACGGCGGCGGCGGCCCGGGTGTCGGCCCGATCGGCGTCGCGGCGCACCTGGTGCCGTACCTCCCGGCCACCGACGTGGTGCTGGGGGAGGGCGCGGCGCTCGCGGGCGGGTCGGCGCCCGCGGTGTCGGCCGCCCCGTTCGGGTCGGCGGGCATCCTGCCGATCTCGTGGGCGTACGTCGCGCTGATGGGCGGCGACGGCCTCCGCCGGGCGACCGAGACCGCGGTGCTGTCCGCGAACTACCTCGCCTCCCGCCTCGACCCGCACTTCCCCGTGCTCTACACCGGTCCCGCGGGCCTGGTCGCGCACGAGTGCATCCTCGACCTGCGCGGCATCACGAAGCAGACCGGCGTGACCGCCGAGGACGTCGCGAAGCGGCTCATGGACTACGGGTTCCACGCCCCGACCCTGTCGTTCCCGGTCGCGGGGACCCTCATGGTCGAGCCCACCGAGAGCGAGGACCTGGCCGAGCTCGACCGGTTCGTCGACGCCCTGGTCGCGATCCGCGGGGAGATCGACGCGGTCGCCGCGGGGCGCTGGCCGGTGGCGGACTCCCCGCTGCGGAACGCGCCGCACACCGCCGCGGCCGTCACCGCCGACGAGTGGGAGCACCCGTACGGCCGCGAGCTCGCCGCCTACCCGGTCGCGAGCCTGCGCGCCGGCAAGTACTGGCCGCCGGTCCGGCGGATCGACGGCGCCCACGGGGACCGCAACCTCGTGTGCTCCTGCCCGCCCGTCGAGGCCTACGCCGAGGGAGAGACCCTGTGA
- a CDS encoding lactate dehydrogenase: MDVAVLGATGDVGRQVCAQLIERRVLPTTSRLQLVGRHGGASGRATYGLRADLVDAYDEHAPLIDVALDPEDVVADVVVLTAGRTAPARAGASTDRAALAAGNLAVFESYARAIARYGSGHEVVVVVSNPVELAVAVVARELGRHRVIGMGAWLDTLRFRRETAVSLGVRRHRVGGFVAGQHGDDLVPLWSTVRISGLDVEERRRAVARLRGGRTLDGFGAEIEAAKQELAEVGAHDAGRAFALVDTWPADLRVVARPWLTHQSGAKTASATAAATVDLVDTILDGRETVVAGQVDLAGEVSVAGRPVHGVLGVPVVLGPEGWTRVLLDELPPDEERRLAVVAGRIGAAVAGWRAEAARAATSAGPDGAGPAETGAADVVPGTTPAGVAAGASDPDETPWTAHVVADHRTGTIAALSAVFATRGVNFDALSTTYSAGDAGTVVIRFRADARRCRALERAIARLAVVRSVGVAPAGDEPR; encoded by the coding sequence GTGGACGTGGCGGTGCTGGGGGCGACGGGGGACGTGGGGCGGCAGGTCTGCGCCCAGCTCATCGAGCGGCGGGTGCTGCCGACGACCTCGCGGCTGCAGCTCGTGGGCCGTCACGGCGGAGCCTCCGGGCGCGCGACGTACGGGCTGCGCGCCGACCTCGTGGACGCGTACGACGAGCACGCCCCGCTGATCGACGTGGCGCTGGACCCCGAGGACGTGGTCGCGGACGTCGTCGTGCTCACGGCGGGCCGCACCGCGCCGGCGCGCGCGGGGGCGAGCACCGACCGGGCGGCGCTCGCGGCCGGGAACCTCGCGGTCTTCGAGTCGTACGCGCGCGCCATCGCGCGGTACGGGTCCGGTCACGAGGTCGTCGTGGTGGTGTCGAACCCGGTCGAGCTCGCGGTCGCCGTCGTCGCGCGCGAGCTCGGGCGCCACCGCGTCATCGGCATGGGTGCGTGGCTGGACACCCTGCGGTTCCGGCGGGAGACGGCCGTGTCGCTGGGCGTGCGGCGGCACCGCGTCGGCGGGTTCGTGGCCGGGCAGCACGGGGACGACCTGGTGCCGCTGTGGTCGACCGTGCGGATCAGCGGCCTCGACGTCGAGGAGCGCCGCCGGGCGGTGGCGCGGTTGCGGGGCGGGCGCACGCTCGACGGGTTCGGCGCCGAGATCGAGGCGGCGAAGCAGGAGCTCGCGGAGGTCGGCGCGCACGACGCGGGGCGCGCGTTCGCCCTGGTGGACACCTGGCCGGCCGACCTGCGCGTCGTCGCCCGGCCGTGGCTGACGCACCAGAGCGGGGCGAAGACGGCCTCGGCCACCGCGGCGGCGACCGTCGACCTGGTCGACACGATCCTCGACGGCCGCGAGACGGTGGTGGCCGGGCAGGTGGACCTGGCGGGCGAGGTGAGCGTGGCCGGCCGGCCGGTGCACGGCGTGCTGGGCGTGCCGGTGGTGCTCGGTCCGGAGGGCTGGACGCGCGTGCTGCTGGACGAGCTCCCGCCCGACGAGGAGCGGCGGCTCGCGGTCGTCGCCGGGCGGATCGGTGCGGCGGTGGCGGGCTGGCGGGCGGAGGCGGCGCGCGCCGCGACGTCAGCGGGACCGGACGGCGCCGGGCCGGCGGAGACCGGGGCCGCGGACGTCGTCCCCGGCACCACGCCCGCCGGGGTAGCAGCCGGCGCCTCCGACCCGGACGAGACGCCGTGGACCGCCCACGTCGTCGCCGACCACCGCACCGGGACCATCGCCGCCCTGTCGGCGGTGTTCGCGACGCGGGGGGTGAACTTCGACGCGCTCAGCACGACGTACTCGGCCGGGGACGCCGGCACCGTCGTGATCCGGTTCCGGGCGGACGCGCGGCGGTGCCGGGCCCTGGAGCGTGCGATCGCCCGCCTCGCGGTGGTGCGGTCGGTCGGCGTGGCCCCCGCCGGTGACGAGCCGCGCTGA
- a CDS encoding zf-TFIIB domain-containing protein, producing the protein MRCPTDGAELVMAERQGVEIDYCPSCRGIWLDRGELDKILDRAAGVPAGAPPAPAVPLPPEPGYGGYPPAPAAPGHGDDRRYDDRGDRRYGDRYGDDRRGARDDDRRDPRDPRYPYGRKKRRESWLGDLLDFD; encoded by the coding sequence ATGAGGTGTCCCACCGACGGGGCCGAGCTGGTGATGGCGGAGCGGCAGGGGGTCGAGATCGACTACTGCCCGTCGTGCCGCGGCATCTGGCTGGACCGCGGCGAGCTCGACAAGATCCTCGACCGCGCCGCCGGCGTCCCCGCCGGTGCCCCGCCGGCCCCTGCCGTCCCGCTGCCGCCCGAGCCGGGCTACGGCGGGTACCCGCCCGCCCCCGCGGCGCCGGGCCACGGCGACGACCGGCGGTACGACGACCGCGGGGACCGGCGGTACGGCGACCGGTACGGCGACGACCGGCGCGGCGCGCGCGACGACGACCGGCGCGACCCCCGCGACCCCCGCTACCCGTACGGCCGCAAGAAGCGCCGCGAGTCGTGGCTGGGCGACCTGCTCGACTTCGACTGA
- a CDS encoding aminotransferase class I/II-fold pyridoxal phosphate-dependent enzyme encodes MKVSSRSHVPPFAVMDIVAAANARRAAGQSVLNLCVGEPSAGASDVVRERAVQLLAGGDLGYTEALGSPALRAAIAGHYRSWYDVEVDPARVAVTTGSSGGFLLAFLAAFDVGDRVALARPGYPAYSNILASLGCEVVELPCGPETRYQPTIEQLEALPQPVDGLVVAGPANPTGTLVDRAALDALAGWCADHGVRLVSDEIYHGITYPDAAAAEPGPAGAPTAATALGSGAVVVNSFSKFWAMTGWRLGWLLLPDDLVQPVDALAGNVALCPPALAQHAGVAAFTPEGYAAATANVAQYAASRRTVLDRLPELGWARVAPADGAFYVYADISPSGLDSREWCRRLLDEAGVALTPGTDFDRVDGHDWVRLSFASAPEVVAEAVDRVVAWQARL; translated from the coding sequence GTGAAGGTCTCGTCCCGCTCCCACGTGCCCCCGTTCGCCGTGATGGACATCGTCGCGGCCGCGAACGCCCGCCGCGCCGCCGGCCAGTCCGTGCTGAACCTCTGCGTGGGCGAGCCGTCGGCGGGCGCCTCGGACGTGGTGCGGGAGCGGGCCGTGCAGCTGCTCGCCGGCGGGGACCTCGGCTACACGGAGGCCCTGGGCTCGCCCGCTCTGCGCGCGGCGATCGCCGGCCACTACCGCTCCTGGTACGACGTCGAGGTCGACCCGGCGCGCGTGGCCGTCACGACCGGGTCGTCCGGCGGGTTCCTGCTGGCCTTCCTCGCCGCGTTCGACGTCGGTGACCGCGTGGCCCTCGCGCGCCCGGGCTACCCGGCGTACAGCAACATCCTCGCCTCGCTGGGCTGCGAGGTGGTCGAGCTGCCGTGCGGGCCGGAGACCCGGTACCAGCCGACGATCGAGCAGCTCGAGGCGCTGCCGCAGCCGGTCGACGGCCTCGTGGTCGCCGGGCCCGCGAACCCCACCGGCACCCTGGTCGACCGGGCGGCGCTCGACGCGCTGGCCGGCTGGTGCGCGGACCACGGCGTCCGGCTGGTGTCCGACGAGATCTACCACGGCATCACCTACCCGGACGCGGCGGCCGCCGAGCCCGGGCCCGCGGGCGCCCCGACGGCGGCCACCGCCCTGGGGTCCGGCGCGGTGGTGGTCAACTCGTTCTCGAAGTTCTGGGCCATGACGGGCTGGCGGCTCGGGTGGCTGCTGCTCCCGGACGACCTGGTGCAGCCGGTCGACGCGCTCGCGGGCAACGTCGCGCTGTGCCCGCCGGCGCTGGCGCAGCACGCGGGCGTCGCCGCGTTCACGCCCGAGGGGTACGCCGCGGCGACCGCGAACGTCGCGCAGTACGCCGCGTCCCGCCGCACCGTCCTGGACCGCCTGCCCGAGCTCGGCTGGGCCCGCGTCGCCCCGGCGGACGGAGCGTTCTACGTGTACGCCGACATCTCCCCGTCGGGGCTCGACTCCCGCGAGTGGTGCCGGCGGCTGCTGGACGAGGCGGGCGTGGCGCTCACGCCCGGCACCGACTTCGACCGCGTCGACGGCCACGACTGGGTGCGGCTGTCGTTCGCGTCCGCGCCCGAGGTCGTCGCGGAGGCGGTGGACCGGGTCGTCGCCTGGCAGGCCCGGCTGTAG
- a CDS encoding alpha/beta hydrolase: protein MTDQHPDLHLDLPGARLAYDVTGTEGRAVVVAHGLTASRAADAAHGALDRSALAAALPGRRLVRYDARGHGASTGEPDPASYTWPALAGDLLALLDAVSPGEPVDAVGASMGTAAVLWAATRRPERFRRLVLTIPPTAWETRAPHTAGYEAAAQAIERHGLAPWLRAVAAEPPVPVLAAGGWPSDGEPAVPEHLLPSAMRGAVLSDLPDPDALAALAHPTLLLPWATDPGHPVSTAERLAELLPAATLEVAETPEAIRGWDARIARFLAG from the coding sequence GTGACGGACCAGCACCCCGACCTGCACCTGGACCTGCCCGGCGCCCGGCTGGCGTACGACGTGACCGGCACGGAGGGGCGCGCCGTCGTCGTCGCCCACGGGCTCACCGCCAGCCGTGCCGCCGACGCCGCGCACGGCGCGCTCGACCGGTCGGCGCTCGCCGCCGCGCTGCCCGGCCGCCGCCTCGTGCGGTACGACGCCCGCGGGCACGGAGCCTCGACCGGCGAGCCGGACCCGGCGTCGTACACCTGGCCGGCGCTCGCGGGGGACCTGCTGGCGCTGCTCGACGCGGTGTCGCCCGGCGAGCCCGTCGACGCCGTGGGCGCCTCGATGGGCACCGCGGCCGTCCTGTGGGCCGCGACCCGGCGCCCGGAGCGGTTCCGGCGGCTCGTCCTGACGATCCCGCCGACGGCCTGGGAGACCCGGGCCCCGCACACCGCCGGGTACGAGGCCGCGGCGCAGGCGATCGAGCGGCACGGCCTGGCGCCCTGGCTGCGGGCCGTCGCCGCGGAGCCGCCCGTGCCCGTGCTGGCGGCGGGCGGCTGGCCCTCCGACGGCGAGCCGGCCGTCCCCGAGCACCTGCTGCCGTCCGCGATGCGGGGCGCGGTGCTGTCCGACCTGCCCGACCCGGACGCGCTGGCCGCCCTGGCGCACCCCACGCTGCTGCTCCCCTGGGCGACCGACCCCGGGCACCCGGTCAGCACGGCCGAGCGGCTCGCGGAGCTGCTGCCCGCCGCGACCCTGGAGGTCGCGGAGACGCCCGAGGCGATCCGGGGGTGGGACGCCCGGATCGCGCGGTTCCTGGCGGGCTGA
- a CDS encoding low molecular weight protein-tyrosine-phosphatase, with product MTVCTGNICRSPMAEVVLRDRLESAGLGDRVVVDSTGVSDEEHGNPIDRRARAALAARGYPVPARQARQVRGSDLAERDLVLAMTASHARALRRLAPDDEVASRVVMFRTFDPAAPAVRDVRDEHVLDVDDPWYGGPQEFEVCLDEIEAAADGVVEAVRAALDERDATRA from the coding sequence ATGACCGTGTGCACCGGCAACATCTGCCGGTCGCCGATGGCCGAGGTGGTGCTGCGCGACCGGCTCGAGTCCGCCGGGCTGGGCGACCGGGTGGTGGTCGACTCCACGGGCGTGAGCGACGAGGAGCACGGCAACCCGATCGACCGCCGAGCGCGCGCCGCGCTCGCGGCCCGGGGGTACCCGGTCCCGGCGCGGCAGGCGCGGCAGGTGCGCGGCTCCGACCTGGCCGAGCGCGACCTGGTGCTCGCCATGACGGCGTCGCACGCGCGGGCGCTGCGGCGGCTCGCCCCGGACGACGAGGTCGCGTCGCGCGTGGTGATGTTCCGGACGTTCGACCCGGCGGCCCCGGCGGTCCGGGACGTGCGCGACGAGCACGTCCTGGACGTCGACGACCCCTGGTACGGCGGGCCGCAGGAGTTCGAGGTCTGCCTCGACGAGATCGAGGCGGCGGCCGACGGCGTGGTGGAGGCGGTCCGGGCGGCGCTGGACGAGCGGGACGCGACCCGGGCCTGA
- a CDS encoding GNAT family N-acetyltransferase, whose protein sequence is MPLFAVAAPDAHGRPDPAVAVRAARAADARGIALVAATRGPLPDGFAARVVGWSADPTRHLLLAEREGAVVGWAMLARWDGHDDVPDGLYVSALTVHPDRRRTGAGTRLLAALLERADGDVRSVVNARNTPSLALHARHGFTEAGRAATYAGIEFEGGTGVLLHRRRQEDVT, encoded by the coding sequence GTGCCCCTGTTCGCCGTCGCCGCGCCCGACGCCCACGGCCGCCCGGACCCGGCCGTCGCCGTGCGCGCCGCCCGGGCCGCCGACGCCCGGGGGATCGCCCTCGTGGCCGCCACCCGCGGGCCGCTGCCCGACGGCTTCGCGGCGCGGGTCGTCGGCTGGTCCGCCGACCCGACGCGGCACCTGCTCCTCGCCGAGCGGGAGGGAGCCGTCGTGGGCTGGGCGATGCTGGCACGGTGGGACGGGCACGACGACGTCCCGGACGGCCTCTACGTCTCGGCGCTCACCGTGCACCCGGACCGCCGGCGCACCGGCGCGGGCACCCGGCTGCTCGCGGCGCTGCTCGAGCGCGCCGACGGCGACGTCCGCAGCGTGGTGAACGCGCGCAACACCCCGTCGCTGGCGCTGCACGCCCGGCACGGGTTCACCGAGGCGGGCCGGGCCGCGACGTACGCGGGCATCGAGTTCGAGGGCGGCACGGGCGTGCTGCTGCACCGGCGACGACAGGAGGACGTGACGTGA
- a CDS encoding metalloregulator ArsR/SmtB family transcription factor yields METVTLTHTAALARLGHALSDETRTRVLLALREAPACPSDLAEALGVSRQVMSNQLACLRGCGLVDAVRDGRRTWYRLADAGLGPALGDLLTLVLAVDPACCGPDCACA; encoded by the coding sequence GTGGAGACGGTCACCCTCACGCACACCGCTGCGCTCGCCCGGCTGGGGCACGCCCTGTCGGACGAGACCCGGACGCGGGTCCTGCTCGCCCTGCGGGAGGCACCCGCCTGCCCGTCGGACCTCGCGGAGGCCCTCGGCGTCTCCCGGCAGGTCATGTCCAACCAGCTCGCCTGCCTGCGGGGGTGCGGCCTCGTCGACGCCGTCCGCGACGGCCGCCGCACCTGGTACCGGCTCGCGGACGCCGGCCTGGGGCCCGCGCTCGGCGACCTGCTCACGCTGGTGCTCGCCGTGGACCCGGCCTGCTGCGGCCCCGACTGCGCGTGCGCATGA
- a CDS encoding cation transporter, translating to MSTAPLPDDAARPAAPGALDAPDALDANGAPAAHGRAPGPARAAVLRRRIRLVVAVTIAYNVVEAVVALTAGSVASSSALVAFGLDSVVEVLSAAAVAWQFAAPDPEVRERTAMRLIALSFLGLAAFVTVDALRTLLGGAEPERSAVGLALAAVSLAVMPGLSWFERRTGRELGSASAVADSHQTLICSYLSAALLAGLLLHTALGWWWADPVAALVIAAFAVREGVEAWHGDACGTPLAELVGGERAPGAPGR from the coding sequence ATGAGCACCGCACCCCTCCCCGACGACGCCGCGCGGCCGGCCGCACCCGGCGCGCTCGACGCACCTGACGCGCTCGACGCGAACGGCGCACCCGCCGCGCACGGCCGCGCCCCCGGACCCGCCCGCGCGGCCGTGCTGCGCCGCCGGATCCGCCTCGTCGTCGCCGTGACGATCGCCTACAACGTCGTCGAGGCGGTCGTCGCGCTGACCGCGGGCAGCGTCGCGTCGTCGTCCGCCCTCGTGGCGTTCGGGCTCGACTCCGTCGTCGAGGTGCTGTCGGCCGCCGCGGTGGCCTGGCAGTTCGCCGCACCCGACCCGGAGGTGCGCGAACGGACCGCGATGCGGCTCATCGCCCTGTCGTTCCTCGGGCTGGCCGCGTTCGTGACGGTCGACGCCCTGCGGACGCTGCTCGGCGGCGCGGAGCCGGAGCGCTCCGCCGTCGGCCTGGCGCTCGCCGCGGTCAGCCTCGCCGTGATGCCGGGCCTGTCCTGGTTCGAGCGCCGCACGGGCCGGGAGCTCGGCTCGGCGTCCGCGGTCGCCGACTCCCACCAGACGCTCATCTGCTCGTACCTCTCGGCCGCCCTGCTCGCCGGGCTGCTGCTGCACACCGCGCTCGGCTGGTGGTGGGCCGACCCGGTCGCGGCGCTGGTCATCGCGGCGTTCGCGGTCCGGGAGGGGGTCGAGGCCTGGCACGGCGACGCGTGCGGGACGCCGCTCGCGGAGCTCGTCGGCGGGGAGCGGGCACCCGGCGCCCCCGGTCGCTGA
- a CDS encoding SDR family oxidoreductase: MDDGLIVVTGASGRIGRRLAVRLAAEGAQQRLVVRSPDRAPQLPGTETEIALSPGYLDVGSMRAAFAGARTVFLVSGRESADRVTEHRAAVDAAVDAGVERVVYLSFMGAAPDATFTFARDHWATEEHIRASGLRYTFLRDCLYHDAIVRFVGEDGVIRGPAGQGRVAAVAHDDVADVATAVLLDERDHAHDGQAYDVTGPTAYPLAEAAQSLSSATGRAIRYEPETVEQAYASRAGYGAEPWEVEGWVTSYEAIATGELEPTSPTVRRLAGRPAQSFSEWLTLNPAAWEHLRA, translated from the coding sequence ATGGACGACGGGCTGATCGTGGTGACGGGCGCCTCCGGGAGGATCGGCCGGCGGCTCGCCGTCCGGCTGGCGGCGGAGGGCGCGCAGCAGCGCCTGGTGGTCCGGTCGCCCGACCGCGCGCCGCAGCTGCCGGGGACCGAGACGGAGATCGCGCTGAGCCCCGGCTACCTGGACGTCGGGTCCATGCGGGCCGCGTTCGCCGGCGCCCGCACCGTGTTCCTCGTCTCGGGCCGCGAGTCCGCCGACCGGGTCACCGAGCACCGCGCGGCCGTGGACGCCGCGGTCGACGCCGGCGTCGAGCGGGTGGTCTACCTGTCGTTCATGGGCGCCGCGCCGGACGCGACGTTCACGTTCGCCCGCGACCACTGGGCGACCGAGGAGCACATCCGGGCGTCCGGCCTGCGGTACACGTTCCTGCGCGACTGCCTGTACCACGACGCGATCGTCCGGTTCGTCGGCGAGGACGGCGTGATCCGCGGGCCGGCCGGGCAAGGCCGGGTGGCCGCCGTGGCGCACGACGACGTGGCGGACGTCGCGACGGCCGTGCTGCTCGACGAGCGCGACCACGCGCACGACGGCCAGGCGTACGACGTGACCGGCCCCACGGCGTACCCGCTGGCGGAGGCGGCCCAGTCGCTGAGCTCCGCGACCGGCCGCGCGATCCGGTACGAGCCCGAGACCGTCGAGCAGGCCTACGCCTCGCGCGCCGGGTACGGGGCTGAGCCGTGGGAGGTCGAGGGCTGGGTGACGTCCTACGAGGCGATCGCGACCGGCGAGCTGGAGCCGACGTCCCCCACCGTGAGGCGCCTGGCGGGCCGGCCGGCGCAGTCGTTCTCCGAGTGGCTGACCCTCAACCCGGCCGCCTGGGAGCACCTGCGCGCCTGA
- the map gene encoding type I methionyl aminopeptidase, with amino-acid sequence MVQLKTPREIEAMRPAGAFVARVLSSLQDVARVGMTLRELDAHAHRLIDEAGAHSVYLGYHPSFGAMPYPGVLCTSVNDAALHGLPSDQVLADGDVLSIDFAAQVQGWVADSAVTFQLGTPDPDAQRLIDVTEQALAAGIAQARPGNRMGDISAAIGEIGRAAGFGINADFGGHGVGRTMHEDPHVPNLGRRRSGLKLRAGLVIAIEPWFMAGGDGYVIDDDGWTIRTADGSRAAHAEHTVAITPDGPLVLTARRPG; translated from the coding sequence GTGGTCCAGCTGAAGACACCCCGGGAGATCGAGGCCATGCGGCCCGCGGGCGCGTTCGTCGCGCGCGTGCTGAGCAGCCTGCAGGACGTGGCCCGCGTCGGCATGACCCTCCGGGAGCTCGACGCGCACGCGCACCGCCTGATCGACGAGGCGGGCGCGCACTCCGTCTACCTCGGGTACCACCCGTCGTTCGGCGCCATGCCCTACCCGGGCGTGCTGTGCACCAGCGTCAACGACGCCGCCCTGCACGGGCTGCCGTCCGACCAGGTGCTCGCCGACGGCGACGTGCTGAGCATCGACTTCGCCGCGCAGGTCCAGGGCTGGGTGGCCGACTCCGCGGTGACGTTCCAGCTCGGCACGCCCGACCCGGACGCGCAGCGGCTCATCGACGTCACCGAGCAGGCGCTCGCGGCCGGCATCGCGCAGGCACGGCCCGGCAACCGGATGGGGGACATCTCCGCCGCCATCGGGGAGATCGGGCGCGCCGCGGGGTTCGGCATCAACGCCGACTTCGGCGGACACGGGGTCGGGCGGACGATGCACGAGGACCCGCACGTGCCGAACCTCGGCCGGCGCCGGTCCGGGCTCAAGCTCCGCGCCGGGCTCGTCATCGCGATCGAGCCCTGGTTCATGGCCGGCGGGGACGGGTACGTCATCGACGACGACGGCTGGACGATCCGCACGGCCGACGGCTCACGGGCCGCGCACGCCGAGCACACGGTCGCGATCACGCCGGACGGGCCGCTCGTGCTGACGGCGCGCCGCCCCGGCTGA